A genomic segment from Comamonas terrigena NBRC 13299 encodes:
- a CDS encoding sterol desaturase family protein: MVWETLSQWFGQAQQGLYEGVVQPVLYYAGMASLMEDAFEATGWLLVGLLQLLVLVLVIAPLQRWRPVEAVTDRRAIRVDMLYTLVHRLGLFRVALFFSTEPLWNDLFGQLHVWGLPTFQLEGLWPGVTDKAWISFILYLLVFDLLDYWIHRGQHSWGWWWKLHALHHSQRQMTMWSDNRNHLLDDVVRDSIIVVVAQLIGVQPAQFVLLVALTQLSESFQHANLRVWFGTVGERLWVSPRFHRRHHTIGIGHEMRAPVRNQKAHGNNFGVLLPWWDMLWGTANFELRWDPTGVRDQVQPNAQGQLRDYGQGFWSQQWKGLLRLVNRA, translated from the coding sequence ATGGTGTGGGAGACATTGTCCCAATGGTTTGGCCAGGCCCAGCAAGGCCTGTACGAAGGCGTGGTCCAGCCGGTGCTGTATTACGCCGGCATGGCCAGCCTGATGGAAGACGCCTTTGAGGCCACGGGCTGGCTGCTGGTGGGACTGCTGCAACTGCTGGTGCTGGTGCTGGTGATTGCCCCGCTGCAGCGCTGGCGTCCGGTGGAGGCGGTGACCGACCGCCGTGCCATCCGCGTGGACATGCTCTACACCCTGGTGCACCGGCTGGGCCTGTTCCGGGTGGCGTTGTTCTTTTCCACCGAGCCGCTGTGGAACGACCTGTTCGGCCAGCTGCATGTCTGGGGCCTGCCCACCTTCCAGCTGGAAGGCCTGTGGCCGGGCGTGACGGACAAGGCCTGGATCAGCTTCATCCTCTACCTGCTGGTGTTCGACCTGCTGGACTACTGGATCCACCGCGGCCAGCACAGCTGGGGCTGGTGGTGGAAGCTGCATGCGCTGCACCATTCGCAGCGGCAGATGACCATGTGGAGCGACAACCGCAACCACCTGCTGGACGATGTGGTGCGCGACAGCATCATCGTGGTGGTGGCCCAGCTGATCGGGGTGCAGCCGGCGCAGTTCGTGCTGCTGGTGGCGCTGACGCAGCTGAGCGAAAGCTTCCAGCACGCCAATCTGCGCGTCTGGTTCGGCACGGTGGGCGAGCGCCTCTGGGTCAGCCCGCGTTTTCACCGCCGCCACCACACCATCGGCATCGGCCATGAAATGCGGGCCCCGGTGCGCAACCAGAAGGCCCATGGCAACAACTTTGGCGTGCTGCTGCCCTGGTGGGACATGCTGTGGGGCACGGCCAACTTCGAGCTGCGCTGGGACCCCACCGGCGTGCGCGACCAGGTGCAGCCCAATGCCCAGGGCCAACTGCGCGATTATGGCCAGGGCTTCTGGTCCCAGCAGTGGAAGGGCCTGCTGCGGCTGGTGAACCGCGCCTGA
- a CDS encoding EI24 domain-containing protein, translated as MNLLIASFVRALGNCLHRKVIAWSLFPLLLMALLAALLSWLFWQPALHWTVQTLEGVGWLGAVWHWMQERGLSWGVEVLGSVLLVLAATGLLVVLVLMLVSLFMTPKLVEWVAERRFPLLERKQGGHWWQALAWALGSTLIALVVLVLSIPLWFIPPLVLVVPPLVWGWLTYRVMAFDALAEHASQAERQAVLTRFRMPLLGMGVVCGVMGAAPSVVWASGVVFVALFWLLVPLAIWIYALVFALSSLWFAHFCLAALEQLRREAVTQGAAPDAVRVP; from the coding sequence ATGAACCTGCTGATAGCCTCCTTTGTCCGCGCGCTGGGCAATTGCCTGCACCGCAAGGTGATTGCCTGGTCGCTGTTCCCGCTGCTGTTGATGGCGCTGCTGGCCGCGCTGCTGTCCTGGCTGTTCTGGCAGCCGGCGCTGCACTGGACGGTGCAGACGCTGGAAGGCGTGGGCTGGCTGGGCGCGGTGTGGCACTGGATGCAGGAGCGCGGCCTGAGCTGGGGTGTCGAGGTGCTGGGTTCCGTGCTGCTGGTGCTGGCGGCCACGGGGCTGCTGGTGGTGTTGGTGCTGATGCTGGTGTCCCTGTTCATGACGCCCAAGCTGGTGGAATGGGTGGCCGAGCGGCGCTTTCCCTTGCTGGAGCGCAAGCAGGGCGGTCACTGGTGGCAGGCGCTGGCCTGGGCCCTGGGCTCCACGCTGATTGCCCTGGTGGTGCTGGTGCTGTCCATCCCGCTGTGGTTCATTCCGCCGCTGGTGCTGGTGGTGCCGCCGCTGGTGTGGGGCTGGCTCACCTACCGCGTGATGGCCTTCGATGCCCTGGCCGAACACGCCAGCCAGGCCGAGCGCCAGGCGGTGCTCACACGCTTTCGCATGCCGCTGCTGGGCATGGGCGTGGTCTGTGGGGTGATGGGGGCTGCGCCCAGCGTGGTCTGGGCCTCGGGCGTGGTGTTCGTGGCGCTGTTCTGGCTGCTGGTGCCGCTGGCCATCTGGATCTACGCACTGGTGTTCGCGCTGTCGTCGCTGTGGTTTGCCCATTTCTGCCTGGCGGCACTGGAACAGCTGCGGCGCGAGGCCGTCACCCAGGGGGCGGCACCGGACGCGGTGCGCGTGCCCTGA
- the ntrC gene encoding nitrogen regulation protein NR(I) yields the protein MKPIWIVDDDPSIRFVLEKALARENLATRSFTNPREVLEALSALPAGDPARQGPQVLVSDIRMPGGSGLQLLEQVREKDPELPVIIMTAYSDLDSAVSAFQSGAFEYLPKPFDLPKAVALIRRAVEESSREQVAEERQSAMPEMLGQAPAMQDVFRAIGRLSQSLVTVLITGESGSGKELVARALHKHSPVANGPFVAINTAAIPKDLLESELFGHERGAFTGAQTQRRGRFEQAEGGTLFLDEIGDMPFELQTRLLRVLSDGHFYRVGGHSAVKTSVRVIAATHQDLELRVKDGVFREDLFHRLNVIRLRLPSLRERGEDVPMLARHFLQKSAKQLGVEPKRIAPEALQRLTQFSFPGNVRQLENICHWLTVMAPAQVISVQDLPPEVLHTPASAPAVEAVVAEHRPVPAASAAGDCTPELPAARGVESFLPASQAAGAGTVEAAVAALWDDGLSAEATRLLAAGHTEVWDALSRRFESRLIRAALGVTHGRRMEAAQRLGIGRNTITRKIQELGLEDAGE from the coding sequence ATGAAGCCGATCTGGATAGTAGATGACGACCCCTCGATCCGCTTCGTCCTGGAAAAGGCATTGGCCCGTGAAAACCTGGCCACGCGCAGCTTCACCAATCCGCGTGAAGTGCTGGAGGCGCTGAGCGCCTTGCCCGCCGGGGACCCGGCACGCCAGGGCCCGCAGGTGCTGGTCAGCGACATCCGCATGCCTGGTGGCAGCGGCCTGCAGCTGCTGGAGCAGGTGCGCGAGAAAGACCCGGAGCTGCCCGTCATCATCATGACGGCGTACTCCGACCTGGACAGCGCCGTCTCCGCCTTCCAGAGCGGCGCCTTCGAATACCTGCCCAAGCCGTTCGACCTGCCCAAGGCCGTGGCCCTGATCCGCCGTGCGGTCGAGGAAAGCAGCCGCGAACAGGTGGCCGAAGAGCGCCAGTCCGCCATGCCCGAAATGCTGGGCCAGGCTCCGGCCATGCAGGACGTGTTCCGCGCCATCGGCCGCCTGAGCCAAAGCCTGGTGACGGTGCTGATCACCGGCGAATCTGGCTCCGGCAAGGAACTGGTGGCCCGCGCGCTGCACAAGCATTCGCCCGTGGCCAATGGACCGTTCGTGGCCATCAACACCGCCGCCATCCCCAAGGACCTGCTGGAATCCGAGCTGTTCGGCCATGAGCGCGGCGCCTTCACCGGCGCGCAGACCCAGCGCCGCGGCCGCTTCGAGCAGGCCGAAGGCGGCACGCTGTTCCTGGACGAAATCGGCGACATGCCGTTCGAGCTGCAGACCCGCTTGCTGCGCGTGCTGTCGGACGGGCATTTCTACCGCGTGGGCGGCCACTCGGCCGTCAAGACCAGCGTGCGCGTGATCGCCGCCACCCACCAGGATCTGGAGCTGCGCGTCAAGGACGGAGTGTTCCGCGAAGACTTGTTCCACCGCCTGAACGTGATCCGGTTGCGCCTGCCGTCGCTGCGCGAACGCGGCGAAGACGTGCCCATGCTGGCACGCCACTTCCTGCAGAAAAGCGCCAAGCAGCTGGGCGTGGAGCCCAAGCGCATTGCACCGGAGGCGCTGCAGCGGCTGACGCAGTTCAGCTTCCCCGGCAATGTGCGCCAGCTGGAAAACATCTGCCACTGGTTGACGGTGATGGCCCCGGCCCAGGTGATCTCCGTACAGGACCTGCCGCCGGAAGTGCTGCACACCCCGGCCAGCGCGCCAGCGGTCGAGGCCGTGGTGGCCGAACACCGTCCGGTGCCCGCGGCCAGCGCTGCGGGGGATTGCACGCCGGAGCTGCCTGCGGCACGCGGTGTGGAGTCCTTCCTGCCCGCATCGCAAGCTGCCGGCGCCGGTACGGTGGAGGCGGCTGTGGCGGCCCTGTGGGACGACGGCCTGTCGGCCGAAGCCACGCGCCTGCTGGCGGCCGGTCATACCGAGGTCTGGGATGCTCTCAGCCGCCGCTTCGAGTCGCGCCTGATCCGCGCGGCCCTGGGCGTGACCCACGGCCGCCGCATGGAGGCTGCACAGCGCCTGGGTATCGGCCGCAACACCATCACCCGCAAGATCCAGGAACTGGGTCTGGAAGACGCCGGCGAATAA
- a CDS encoding polysaccharide deacetylase family protein, giving the protein MAAYLPATRMAAGVLVALCLPVHASGSSTPAPQDCDKPVYLTFDTGHMGVADLVADVLRRHQVRVTFFAANETTQQGDGSLGTHWAPWWKARAQEGHRFASHTWDHTYWRGDLGAAADRSFRVRPSQGAHKDQTVTLSAAQYCAEIRKSSEWLRQTTGQAPLPLWRAPGGKTSPQLLQAAEACGFKHVGWSPAGFLGDELSSEKFSNAALLQQALARIRPGDVLLAHLGIWSRKDPWAPAVLEPLITGLQAKGFCFRTLDQHPDYRAWVQGHTAAAATARQP; this is encoded by the coding sequence ATGGCCGCCTATCTGCCTGCCACACGCATGGCCGCCGGGGTGTTGGTTGCGTTGTGTCTGCCTGTCCACGCCAGTGGCAGCAGCACACCCGCCCCGCAAGACTGTGACAAACCGGTCTATCTGACCTTCGACACCGGCCACATGGGCGTGGCCGATCTGGTGGCCGATGTGCTGCGCCGCCACCAGGTTCGCGTCACCTTTTTTGCCGCCAACGAGACCACGCAGCAGGGCGACGGCAGTCTGGGCACGCATTGGGCGCCGTGGTGGAAGGCGCGCGCCCAGGAAGGGCACCGCTTTGCCAGCCACACCTGGGACCACACCTACTGGCGTGGCGACCTGGGCGCGGCGGCGGACCGCTCCTTCCGTGTGCGGCCTTCGCAGGGCGCGCACAAGGACCAGACCGTCACGCTCAGCGCCGCGCAGTACTGCGCCGAGATCCGCAAGTCCAGCGAATGGCTGCGCCAGACCACCGGCCAGGCACCACTGCCGCTATGGCGTGCGCCCGGTGGCAAGACCTCGCCCCAGCTGCTGCAGGCGGCCGAGGCCTGCGGCTTCAAGCACGTGGGCTGGTCGCCGGCCGGTTTTCTGGGGGACGAGCTGTCCAGCGAGAAGTTCAGCAACGCCGCCTTGCTGCAGCAGGCGCTGGCGCGCATCCGCCCGGGCGATGTGCTGCTGGCCCACCTGGGCATCTGGTCACGCAAGGATCCCTGGGCGCCGGCGGTGCTGGAGCCGCTGATCACCGGCCTGCAGGCCAAGGGCTTTTGCTTTCGCACGCTGGACCAGCACCCCGACTACCGTGCCTGGGTGCAGGGTCACACCGCTGCGGCGGCGACTGCGCGCCAGCCGTAG
- the glnL gene encoding nitrogen regulation protein NR(II) has product MTDTHLTAQRFAVLDLLSTLTVVLNRHGEVIFANAALENTLGMSRRMLDGSRFSTFIAQPALLDNALAGGKGLDYAAMRFDTTLVPPVQEPLMVHATIAPLEERGEVLVELWVLDQQVRQDREERLVEQAAANKELVRNLAHEIKNPLGGIRGAAQLLEMDLDSRELKEYTQVIIHEADRLQSLVDRLLAPHRHPHQVGDVNIHEVCERVRSLVLVEHPLGLTVRRDYDISIPEFRGDRAQLIQAVLNIVQNAAQVLADRIAVGDAEITLRTRVARQVTMGRQRHKLALELHVIDNGPGVPEHIKERIFYPLVTGRDGGSGLGLPLAQTFVQRHQGLIECESSPGRTDFRILIPLP; this is encoded by the coding sequence ATGACCGATACGCATCTGACCGCCCAGCGCTTTGCCGTGCTGGACCTGTTGTCCACACTGACCGTGGTGCTCAACCGCCATGGCGAGGTGATCTTTGCGAACGCGGCGCTGGAAAACACCCTGGGCATGTCGCGCCGCATGCTCGACGGCAGCCGCTTCTCCACCTTCATTGCCCAGCCTGCGCTGCTCGACAACGCCCTGGCGGGTGGCAAGGGGCTGGACTACGCCGCCATGCGCTTTGACACCACGCTGGTTCCGCCGGTGCAGGAGCCGCTGATGGTGCACGCCACCATCGCGCCGCTGGAAGAGCGCGGCGAGGTACTGGTGGAGCTGTGGGTGCTGGACCAGCAGGTGCGCCAGGACCGCGAGGAACGGCTGGTCGAACAGGCGGCCGCCAACAAGGAGCTGGTGCGCAACCTGGCGCATGAAATCAAGAACCCGCTGGGCGGCATCCGTGGCGCGGCCCAGTTGCTGGAGATGGACCTCGACAGCCGCGAGCTCAAGGAATACACCCAGGTCATCATCCACGAGGCGGACCGCCTGCAAAGCCTGGTGGACCGTCTGCTGGCCCCGCACCGCCACCCCCACCAGGTGGGCGACGTCAACATCCACGAAGTCTGCGAACGCGTGCGCTCGCTGGTGCTGGTGGAACACCCTCTGGGGCTGACCGTGCGGCGCGACTACGATATTTCCATCCCGGAGTTCCGAGGCGACCGTGCCCAGCTGATCCAGGCGGTGCTGAACATCGTGCAGAACGCGGCCCAGGTGCTGGCCGACCGGATTGCCGTGGGCGATGCCGAGATCACCTTGCGCACCCGCGTGGCTCGCCAGGTCACGATGGGCCGCCAGCGCCACAAGCTGGCATTGGAATTGCATGTGATAGACAACGGACCAGGCGTGCCTGAGCACATCAAGGAGCGGATTTTCTATCCGCTGGTGACAGGCCGGGATGGGGGATCCGGATTGGGACTGCCGCTGGCGCAGACCTTTGTGCAACGCCACCAGGGGCTGATCGAATGCGAAAGCAGCCCGGGGCGCACCGATTTCCGTATCCTGATTCCTCTGCCTTGA
- a CDS encoding phosphoribosyltransferase, translated as MLTEDGKHLYVSYDEYHGLIEKLAIKIHQSDWQFDTILCLARGGLRPGDILSRIFDKPLAIMSTSSYRAEAGTVRGHLDIGRFIATPKGEIAGRVLLVDDLADSGVTLNAVVKMLKENYQPITELRTAVIWTKGVSTFQADYSVEDLPTNPWIHQPFEGYDNLSPEKLLEKWKV; from the coding sequence ATGTTGACTGAAGACGGAAAGCACCTGTACGTCAGCTATGACGAATACCACGGCCTGATCGAAAAGCTGGCCATCAAGATCCACCAGTCGGACTGGCAGTTCGACACCATCCTGTGCCTGGCACGCGGTGGTCTGCGTCCCGGTGACATCCTGAGCCGCATTTTCGACAAACCCCTGGCCATCATGTCCACCAGCTCCTACCGCGCCGAAGCCGGCACGGTGCGTGGCCACCTGGACATCGGCCGCTTCATCGCCACTCCCAAGGGGGAGATCGCCGGCCGCGTGCTGCTGGTCGACGACCTGGCCGACTCCGGCGTGACGCTGAATGCCGTGGTCAAGATGCTCAAGGAAAACTACCAGCCCATCACCGAGCTGCGTACCGCCGTGATCTGGACCAAGGGCGTGTCCACCTTCCAGGCCGATTACTCGGTGGAAGACCTGCCGACCAACCCCTGGATCCACCAGCCTTTCGAAGGCTACGACAACCTGTCGCCCGAAAAGCTGCTGGAAAAGTGGAAGGTCTGA
- the glnA gene encoding type I glutamate--ammonia ligase, whose product MAKTVADVMSIVKENDVKFVDLRFTDTRGKEQHVTVPLSHFDEDKFTSGHAFDGSSVAGWKGIEASDMLLMPDPSTANIDPFFEETTLILQCDVIEPGDGKAYDRDPRSVAKRAEAYLKASGLGDTAYFGPEPEFFIFDGVRWGTEPHNPFFEIEEYEAPWNSGAKFETGNRGHRPRVKGGYFPVPPVDSTQDMRAEMSLILESLGIPVEVFHHEVAGAGQNELGTRFSTLVERADWTQLQKYVIWNVANTYGKTATFMPKPYAGDNGSGMHVHQSVWKDGKNLFAGDGYAGLSDFALYYIGGIIKHARALNAITNPGTNSYKRLVPGFEAPVKLAYSAKNRSASIRIPYVSNPKGRRVEARFPDPLMNPYQGFAALLMAGLDGVENKIHPGEAATKDLYHLPPEEDKLVPTVCHSLDQALEALDADRAFLTKGGVFSDSMIDAYIELKMGEVTRFRQAVHPVEYDMYYSL is encoded by the coding sequence ATGGCTAAGACCGTTGCAGACGTGATGAGCATTGTGAAGGAGAACGACGTCAAGTTCGTCGATCTGCGCTTCACCGATACCCGCGGTAAGGAACAGCACGTGACCGTGCCCCTGTCGCACTTTGACGAAGACAAGTTCACGTCGGGCCACGCTTTCGACGGTTCGTCGGTCGCCGGCTGGAAGGGTATCGAAGCCTCGGACATGCTGCTGATGCCCGATCCCAGCACCGCCAACATCGATCCTTTCTTTGAAGAAACCACGCTGATCCTGCAGTGTGACGTGATCGAACCCGGTGACGGCAAGGCCTACGACCGCGATCCCCGCTCCGTGGCCAAGCGCGCTGAAGCCTACCTGAAGGCTTCCGGTCTGGGCGACACCGCCTACTTCGGTCCCGAACCCGAATTCTTCATCTTCGACGGCGTGCGTTGGGGTACCGAACCCCACAACCCCTTCTTCGAAATCGAAGAATACGAAGCCCCCTGGAACAGCGGCGCCAAGTTCGAAACCGGCAACCGTGGTCACCGTCCCCGCGTCAAGGGCGGCTACTTCCCCGTGCCTCCCGTCGACAGCACGCAAGACATGCGCGCCGAAATGTCCCTGATCCTGGAATCCCTGGGCATTCCGGTCGAAGTGTTCCACCACGAAGTGGCGGGCGCTGGCCAGAACGAACTGGGTACCCGCTTCTCCACTCTGGTGGAACGCGCTGACTGGACCCAGCTGCAGAAGTACGTGATCTGGAACGTGGCCAACACCTACGGCAAGACCGCGACCTTCATGCCCAAGCCCTACGCTGGCGACAACGGCTCCGGCATGCACGTGCACCAGTCCGTGTGGAAGGACGGCAAGAACCTGTTCGCCGGTGACGGCTATGCCGGTCTGTCCGACTTCGCCCTGTACTACATCGGCGGCATCATCAAGCACGCCCGTGCCCTGAACGCCATCACCAACCCCGGTACGAACTCGTACAAGCGTCTGGTGCCCGGCTTTGAAGCGCCTGTGAAGCTGGCTTACTCGGCCAAGAACCGTTCCGCTTCCATCCGTATTCCTTACGTGAGCAACCCCAAGGGCCGCCGCGTGGAAGCCCGCTTCCCCGATCCACTGATGAACCCCTACCAGGGCTTCGCAGCGCTGCTGATGGCCGGTCTGGACGGCGTGGAAAACAAGATCCACCCCGGCGAAGCCGCCACCAAGGATCTGTACCACCTGCCTCCGGAAGAAGACAAGCTGGTGCCCACCGTCTGCCACAGCCTGGACCAGGCTCTGGAAGCCCTGGACGCCGACCGCGCCTTCCTGACCAAGGGTGGTGTGTTCTCCGACAGCATGATCGACGCCTACATCGAGCTGAAGATGGGCGAAGTGACCCGCTTCCGTCAGGCCGTGCACCCTGTCGAATACGACATGTACTACTCCCTGTAA
- a CDS encoding YncE family protein translates to MAGVFSNLFGASEPAKVSAGSAASGAAAHPAPVATAAATAPAAGGKPPPVFVLNSLDATISVVDPATWTETARLPTGKEPHHLYLTPDEKSIIVANATGDTLTFVDPRTAVIQRTVRDIVDPYHLRFSPDMKWFITAANRLNHVDIYRWDGSNPQLVQRIPTGKTPSHLWIDAKSTTIYSTMQDSDELVAIDLHTQKLLWRVPTGSMPADLYGSPDGKFIFIGLTGSDGVEVFSINPAATATPAKRVGQIPTAKGAHAFRALGDGRHLLVSNRVANTISKIDMTTHTVVDNYPAPGGPDCMDVTTDLRYIYLSSRWARKLSVIDMVEKKVIRQVNVGKSPHGVWTLAHSPR, encoded by the coding sequence ATGGCTGGAGTCTTCTCCAACCTGTTCGGCGCGTCTGAACCCGCCAAGGTGTCCGCGGGTTCGGCGGCATCCGGCGCGGCGGCACACCCCGCCCCCGTGGCAACTGCTGCTGCAACTGCACCGGCTGCCGGCGGCAAGCCGCCCCCGGTGTTCGTGCTCAATTCGCTGGATGCCACCATCAGCGTGGTCGACCCCGCCACCTGGACCGAAACCGCGCGCCTGCCCACCGGCAAGGAGCCGCACCACCTGTACCTGACGCCGGACGAGAAGTCCATCATCGTGGCCAATGCCACGGGCGACACGCTGACCTTTGTGGACCCGCGCACGGCCGTCATCCAGCGCACGGTGCGCGACATCGTCGACCCCTACCACCTGCGCTTCTCGCCGGACATGAAGTGGTTCATCACCGCTGCCAACCGCCTGAACCACGTGGACATCTACCGCTGGGACGGCAGCAACCCGCAGCTGGTGCAGCGCATTCCCACGGGCAAGACGCCCAGCCACCTGTGGATCGACGCCAAGAGCACCACGATCTACTCCACCATGCAGGACAGCGACGAGCTGGTTGCCATCGACCTGCACACGCAGAAGCTGCTGTGGCGCGTGCCCACGGGCTCCATGCCGGCCGACCTGTACGGCAGCCCGGACGGCAAGTTCATCTTCATCGGCCTGACCGGCAGTGACGGCGTGGAGGTGTTCAGCATCAACCCCGCCGCCACGGCCACGCCGGCCAAGCGCGTGGGGCAAATCCCCACGGCCAAGGGCGCACACGCCTTCCGTGCGCTGGGCGACGGCCGCCACCTGCTGGTGAGCAACCGCGTGGCCAACACCATCAGCAAGATCGACATGACCACCCACACCGTGGTGGACAACTACCCCGCACCGGGCGGTCCGGACTGCATGGACGTGACGACCGATCTGCGCTACATCTACCTGTCCTCCCGCTGGGCGCGCAAGCTCAGCGTGATCGACATGGTGGAGAAGAAGGTGATCCGCCAGGTCAATGTGGGCAAGTCGCCCCACGGCGTGTGGACCCTGGCCCACTCGCCGCGCTGA